Proteins co-encoded in one Xiphophorus hellerii strain 12219 chromosome 10, Xiphophorus_hellerii-4.1, whole genome shotgun sequence genomic window:
- the LOC116726850 gene encoding protein kinase C and casein kinase substrate in neurons protein 2-like isoform X2 has protein sequence MASQPKEPLEDPKKQSFWMPGNYARTVQRTDRSFQACNDVTACFLERAKVEKQYGQQLSQWSSKWKVVMDSRPVYGSLMRAWQCFFASTERLAALHSSIAQSLVAEEGERVKTWQKEMFPKKLCCGFKESYDNKTSFSRAQKPWTKKLTKLEKVRLAFHKACQKEQAALEKEKQANDNPALSEEKKLKMAEAKQRAAEERERARERYEKALEEVTSYTPRYMEEMEAIFEQSQEEERKRISFLKQVFLSIHRHLDITNNESVKAVYSELHQTLMSIDEQDDLKWWRSNQGPGMPTDWPKIQEWVPPVKKLKRKRRNQKGKESRPVMIGGVKVRALYDYVGEEADELSFRAGETFLKVEEEDDQGWCRGVLSGGKEGFYPANYVEVAE, from the exons ATGGCAAGCCAACCGAAGGAACCGCTGGAGGATCCCAAGAAGCAGAGCTTCTGGATG CCTGGGAACTACGCGCGCACGGTGCAGAGGACGGACCGGTCCTTCCAAGCCTGTAACGACGTCACGGCGTGTTTCCTGGAGCGAGCGAAGGTGGAGAAGCAGTACGGACAGCAGCTGAGCCAGTGGAGCAGCAAGTGGAAGGTCGTCATGGATTCCA GGCCTGTGTACGGCTCCCTGATGAGGGCCTGGCAGTGCTTCTTCGCCTCCACCGAGCGCCTGGCGGCCCTCCACTCCTCCATTGCGCAGTCACTCGTGGCAGAGGAAGGAGAGCGGGTGAAGACCTGGCAGAAGGAGATGTTCCCCAAAAAGCTCTGCTGTGGCTTCAAGGAGAGCTACGACAACAAGACCAGTTTCTCACGAGCGCAGAAGCCCTGGACCAAGAAGCTCACCAAG CTGGAGAAGGTCCGGCTGGCGTTCCACAAGGCGTGCCAGAAGGAGCAGGCGGCGCTGGAGAAGGAGAAGCAGGCGAACGACAACCCGGCGCTGAGCGAGGAGAAGAAGCTGAAGATGGCCGAGGCCAAGCAGAGAGCCGCCGAGGAGCGAGAGAGA GCCAGAGAGCGATATGAAAAAGCTCTGGAGGAAGTGACATCATACACGCCTCGCTACATGGAGGAGATGGAGGCCATTTTTGAGCAGtcgcaggaggaggagaggaagaggatcAGCTTCCTGAAGCAGGTCTTCCTCTCCATCCACAGACACCTGGACATCACCAACAACGAGAG cgTGAAGGCGGTTTACAGCGAGCTTCATCAGACTCTGATGTCCATCGACGAGCAGGACGACCTGAAATGGTGGAGGAGCAACCAGGGACCCGGCATGCCGACCGACTGGCCCAAGATCCAG GAATGGGTCCCGCCCGTGAAAAAGCTGAAGAGGAAACGGAGGAACCAGAAAGGCAAAGAAAGTCGTCC CGTGATGATTGGCGGCGTGAAGGTCAGAGCGCTGTACGACTACGTGGGCGAGGAGGCCGACGAGCTGTCCTTCAGAGCAG GTGAGACGttcctgaaggtggaggaggaggacgacCAGGGCTGGTGTCGGGGGGTGCTGAGCGGCGGGAAGGAGGGATTCTACCCCGCCAATTACGTCGAAGTCGCTGAGTGA
- the LOC116726850 gene encoding protein kinase C and casein kinase substrate in neurons protein 2-like isoform X1: protein MAASRHDCSAVTAFPDSTYMASQPKEPLEDPKKQSFWMPGNYARTVQRTDRSFQACNDVTACFLERAKVEKQYGQQLSQWSSKWKVVMDSRPVYGSLMRAWQCFFASTERLAALHSSIAQSLVAEEGERVKTWQKEMFPKKLCCGFKESYDNKTSFSRAQKPWTKKLTKLEKVRLAFHKACQKEQAALEKEKQANDNPALSEEKKLKMAEAKQRAAEERERARERYEKALEEVTSYTPRYMEEMEAIFEQSQEEERKRISFLKQVFLSIHRHLDITNNESVKAVYSELHQTLMSIDEQDDLKWWRSNQGPGMPTDWPKIQEWVPPVKKLKRKRRNQKGKESRPVMIGGVKVRALYDYVGEEADELSFRAGETFLKVEEEDDQGWCRGVLSGGKEGFYPANYVEVAE, encoded by the exons ATATGGCAAGCCAACCGAAGGAACCGCTGGAGGATCCCAAGAAGCAGAGCTTCTGGATG CCTGGGAACTACGCGCGCACGGTGCAGAGGACGGACCGGTCCTTCCAAGCCTGTAACGACGTCACGGCGTGTTTCCTGGAGCGAGCGAAGGTGGAGAAGCAGTACGGACAGCAGCTGAGCCAGTGGAGCAGCAAGTGGAAGGTCGTCATGGATTCCA GGCCTGTGTACGGCTCCCTGATGAGGGCCTGGCAGTGCTTCTTCGCCTCCACCGAGCGCCTGGCGGCCCTCCACTCCTCCATTGCGCAGTCACTCGTGGCAGAGGAAGGAGAGCGGGTGAAGACCTGGCAGAAGGAGATGTTCCCCAAAAAGCTCTGCTGTGGCTTCAAGGAGAGCTACGACAACAAGACCAGTTTCTCACGAGCGCAGAAGCCCTGGACCAAGAAGCTCACCAAG CTGGAGAAGGTCCGGCTGGCGTTCCACAAGGCGTGCCAGAAGGAGCAGGCGGCGCTGGAGAAGGAGAAGCAGGCGAACGACAACCCGGCGCTGAGCGAGGAGAAGAAGCTGAAGATGGCCGAGGCCAAGCAGAGAGCCGCCGAGGAGCGAGAGAGA GCCAGAGAGCGATATGAAAAAGCTCTGGAGGAAGTGACATCATACACGCCTCGCTACATGGAGGAGATGGAGGCCATTTTTGAGCAGtcgcaggaggaggagaggaagaggatcAGCTTCCTGAAGCAGGTCTTCCTCTCCATCCACAGACACCTGGACATCACCAACAACGAGAG cgTGAAGGCGGTTTACAGCGAGCTTCATCAGACTCTGATGTCCATCGACGAGCAGGACGACCTGAAATGGTGGAGGAGCAACCAGGGACCCGGCATGCCGACCGACTGGCCCAAGATCCAG GAATGGGTCCCGCCCGTGAAAAAGCTGAAGAGGAAACGGAGGAACCAGAAAGGCAAAGAAAGTCGTCC CGTGATGATTGGCGGCGTGAAGGTCAGAGCGCTGTACGACTACGTGGGCGAGGAGGCCGACGAGCTGTCCTTCAGAGCAG GTGAGACGttcctgaaggtggaggaggaggacgacCAGGGCTGGTGTCGGGGGGTGCTGAGCGGCGGGAAGGAGGGATTCTACCCCGCCAATTACGTCGAAGTCGCTGAGTGA